One segment of Labrus mixtus chromosome 10, fLabMix1.1, whole genome shotgun sequence DNA contains the following:
- the ccdc88b gene encoding coiled-coil domain containing 88A isoform X1, which produces MDSNIMEIIEEFMESALVQWVQLFEKMVEREDGVPLYSQYMEVNSITQSTRDRYMRLTNGIFLNEVMRIIDQNPKVERLYNSERSDHMLRVQNFSILNRHLRAFYQEDLQQLILMPLPNVAILGQDPLTEAAVEELRRLLLLLLGSAVQCEQKETFIQQIQSLDIETQAAIASCIQQVTQDPHMVLPLRWEELVEVEGSDLQLVFSSMAKQIQSLLAQRDTHLERMAELCREREAHVDSSMEPLGGRSEEPPQGLALQLADSKAKLRRLKQQLEDKGDQILDYTQEIQTMEEQLKKLQKENRSLQGEVRGMRSLRDELDCARERAARTEHLQTELHSCKHRLRSLELTRTQLKEQQQLCAALQETKSLLEEQLADARARCSSLRELERDNLLLRQRIIDVEADRDTERQRVDELLEMNMSLEADLRLGSRGNSVSAPVHQRFFQSELDSDEELSELIDQKPLSVEVGEASTLRLLGAEQENAELRRRLEELQAQQEAELPDAKDEQDCLEMEHQNTLKECQNLKNENATLKQRLEQLVIKLKNLEDKRKEETVKSHGREEEEMVERGVKGSESCRGQGVGRVRVMEEGERRGEIIGTNREAGVGEEVFNVQGGKGELCDEDEETKRRGEAEGGQKDREKQEKERERKKEQAAVTTSSEIQKHPGSLEDNTEASDAQQTVCSLSGANVELLTNRLQEAQDEADRQVMLAQDLRSKLGEQSRKTWEAEQRLFVLEAELQHLRKAAESLGDARRQIEALQSDGLVMEEELCRLRSQVDLHRMQTTVIATLEGERAALERDRDALRSTVDALRTAQRKGDNLELSLQTLRSELERQGRSLELSRRREEELEKELCEATLEAQALARTRDQALLEASRLEQEKEVCQTELDGHRKEGRQREREAARLRQQLESTTMALEHSNQRARALDAEHRHVCQQLSESKELCTRLQDLEKELGTRLSSMEEGQQHMQEQYSDAQAKMTSLSQDLSKEQEHSQKLSAEVERQNQKLQKAEAELKRTTDSLDQSQERIQALSQSLKKSESLLQLEKSRGSAEVDAMSNPNSDSSNTTHGSQTHAKETSHLDQSPNAGKGHNLSVSHDDALGEAERKLSERLTELEKEKAVAVAAQEALLSRLSQSQEACGHLKEQLEALRRHSLSLQDSCTRLQTLNTELQVEQASLSSQHAAVLARYSESEARCAALEAESKVWAREREDSVARMEALRRDHERMTVLQQRQEVELEELLDKHSELRSNNRSLEGQHRELEARYKELLDCKIQLEEREQEIKTEREEMEAEAQRRQERERELERLKEDSDRLQAQQKEWLASQAELLAQGSVLRGELSTSQLERTRLEGELSALRATNQSLDLSNARLTSQFQLLNQLKGNMEEENRHLADQNQSLLKENRALLEQSLERRDQHYSQQRESQEKLSELRREKQKLVEKIMDQYRVLEPSMQPPASKAKKSNWIADRMKKLIKPRGGGGKEGRALSTAAGSVENLADSPEFTSDTHTPQPDPRSAPVSPSPMRRALSQADPEISVPGTPTMRSGSGGRRKLGSRHGWGLGLTRGGSGVSQSFSPGDNKTPPRLRSNQNTSTVLWEGERGQANTEQAGDAALTNQQSVEEGESRGEQEKVE; this is translated from the exons gTTCAGCTGTTTGAGAAGATGGTTGAGAGAGAGGATGGCGTCCCTCTCTACAGCCAATACATGGAAGTAAACTCAATAACCCAGAGTACCAGGGACCGCTACATGAGGCTGACCAATGGGATTTTCCTCAATGAGGTCATGAGGATCAT aGACCAGAACCCCAAAGTGGAGCGGCTGTACAACAGCGAGAGAAGTGACCACATGCTGAGAGTACAGAACTTTTCGATTTTAAATCGACACCTCAGAGCCTTCTACCAG GAAGACTTGCAGCAGTTGATACTGATGCCTCTCCCGAATGTTGCCATCCTGGGGCAGGACCCCCTAACAG AGGCAGCCGTGGAAGAGCTCAGGcgactgctgctgcttttactGGGATCTGCTGTGCAG TGTGAGCAGAAGGAGACGTTCATTCAGCAGATCCAGTCTCTGGACATCGAGACCCAAGCAGCCATCGCCAGCTGTATTCAGCAG GTGACTCAGGATCCTCACATGGTGCTGCCGCTGAGGTGGGAGGAGCTGGTGGAGGTTGAAGGTTCAGATTTACAGCTGGTGTTCAGCTCAATGGCCAAACAGATCCAAAGCCTGCTGGCACAGAGGGATACACACTTGGAG aggATGGCCGAGCTGTGTCGAGAACGGGAGGCCCATGTGGATTCAAGCATGGAGCCCCTGGGAGGTCGCAGCGAGGAGCCACCCCAAGGTCTGGCACTGCAGCTGGCAGACAGCAAGGCCAAACTCCGCCGCCTCAAACAacaact GGAAGATAAGGGGGATCAGATATTGGATTACACTCAGGAGATTCAAACCATGGAGGAACAGCTCAAGAAACTTCAGaaagag aacCGTTCTTTGCAGGGGGAGGTGAGGGGCATGCGTTCGCTTAGGGACGAGCTGGACTGCGCCCGAGAGCGAGCTGCGCGGACTGAGCATCTGCAAACTGAGCTTCATAGCTGTAAACACAGATTGCGCAGCCTGGAGCTAACACGCACTCAGCTgaag gagcaACAGCAGCTTTGTGCCGCACTGCAGGAGACCAAATCTCTTTTGGAAGAACAGCTGGCAGACGCAAGGGCACGCTGCTCCTCACTACGGGAGCTTGAGAGGGACAATCTTCTGCTGCGTCAGAGAATCATAGATGTTGAAGCA gACCGTGACACTGAAAGGCAGCGAGTTGATGAGCTGTTAGAGATGAATATGAGTCTTGAAGCCGACCTGAGGCTCGGCAGTAGAGGCAACAGTGTTTCTGCTCCGGTTCACCAACGTTTCTTCCAATCAGAACTGGACTCTGACGAAGAGCTGAGCGAGCTGATTG ATCAGAAGCCGCTGAGTGTGGAGGTGGGTGAGGCTTCAACGCTGAGGCTGCTGGGAGCCGAGCAGGAGAATGCAGAGCTGAGGAGACgactggaggagctgcaggccCAGCAGGAG GCTGAATTGCCAGATGCAAAGGATGAGCAGGATTGCCTGGAGATGGAGCATCAGAACACGCTCAAAGAG TGTCAAAACTTGAAGAATGAAAATGCCACTTTGAAGCAGCGTCTGGAGCAGCTGGTGATTAAACTGAAAAACCTTGAAGataagaggaaggaggaaacagTGAAGAGTCATggcagggaagaggaggagatggtggagagaggagTGAAGGGCTCTGAATCCTGTAGGGGACAGGGTGTAGGAAGGGTGAGggtgatggaggagggggaaaggagaggagaaattATTGGGACCAATAGGGAAGCAGGAGTTGGGGAAGAGGTTTTTAATGTtcaaggaggaaaaggagaactgtgtgatgaggatgaagagaccaaaaggagaggagaggcagagggagggcagaaagacagagagaagcaggagaaagaaagagaaagaaagaaagagcaggCTGCAGTAACAACAAGCTCAGAGATCCAAAAGCATCCTGGAAGTTTAGAAGATAATACAGAGGCTTCGGATGCACAGCAGACTGTGTGTTCCCTGTCTGGTGCCAATGTGGAGCTTCTAACAAACCGGCTCCAGGAGGCCCAGGACGAGGCTGACCGGCAGGTGATGTTGGCCCAGGACCTGCGCTCCAAACTGGGGGAGCAAAGCAGGAAAACCTGGGAGGCTGAGCAGAGACTGTTTGTCCTGGAGGCTGAACTGCAGCATCTAAGGAAAGCTGCAGAGAGTCTGGGAGACGCCCGCAGACAAATAGAG GCTCTACAGTCGGACGGTCTGGTTATGGAGGAGGAGTTGTGCCGCCTGCGGAGTCAAGTGGATCTGCACAGGATGCAGACCACAGTCATCGCTACACTGGAGGGAGAGCGGGCTGcactggagagagacagagacgcgCTACGCAGCACAGTGGACGCCCTGCGCACCGCCCAGCGCAAG GGTGACAATTTAGAGCTCAGTCTTCAGACTCTCAGGTCTGAGCTGGAGCGTCAAGGTCGGAGTCTGGAGCTCTCTCGTCGACGGGAGGAGGAGCTTGAGAAAGAGCTCTGCGAGGCCACATTGGAGGCTCAAGCTCTGGCTCGGACGCGAGACCAGGCTCTGCTGGAGGCGTCCCGGCTGGAGCAGGAGAAGGAGGTCTGTCAGACGGAGCTGGACGGCCACAGGAAAgaggggaggcagagagagagggaggcagcgAGGTTGAGGCAGCAGCTGGAGAGTACAACCATGGCCCTTGAGCACAGCAACCAGAGAGCTCGAGCTCTGGATGCtgaacacag acatgtgtgtcagcagctgtctGAGTCAAAGGAGCTCTGCACTCGGCTGCAGGACCTGGAGAAAGAGCTCGGCACTCGATTGAGCAGTATGGAGGAAGGCCAACAGCACATGCAGGAGCAGTATTCAGATGCTCAGGCCAAGATGACATCGCtatcacag GATCTATCCAAGGAGCAGGAACATTCTCAGAAACTATCTGCTGAAGTGGAGCGTCAAAATCAGAAACTACAAAAAGCAGAGGCTGAACTTAAGAGGACGACTGATTCACTAGACCAATCACAGGAGAGAATCCAGGCGCTCTCACAGAGCCTGAAGAAAAGCGAAAGTCTTCTCCAGTTggagaagagcagaggaagTGCAGAGGTTGACGCTATGTCTAATCCAAATTCAGACtcctcaaacacaacacacggTAGTCAGACACACGCCAAAGAGACGTCACATTTGGATCAATCCCCTAACGCTGGCAAAGGTCACAACCTTTCTGTTAGTCATGATGATGCCTTAGGAGAGGCTGAGAGGAAACTGAGTGAGAGGTTGACAGAGCTGGAAAAAGag AAAGCAGTGGCAGTGGCAGCACAGGAGGCTCTACTGTCCCGGTTGTCTCAGTCCCAGGAGGCTTGTGGGCACCTTAAGGAGCAGCTGGAGGCTCTGCGCCGGCACTCCCTCAGCCTGCAGGACTCCTGCACAAGGCTACAGACACTGAACACTGAGCTACAG gtggAGCAAGCTTCCCTGAGTTCCCAGCATGCAGCAGTGCTGGCTCGCTACAGTGAGAGTGAGGCCCGTTGTGCGGCTCTGGAGGCCGAGTCCAAGGTGTGGGCACGGGAGCGGGAAGATTCAGTGGCTAGGATGGAGGCTCTGAGGAGGGACCATGAGCGGATGACGGTGCTACAACAGAGGCAGGaggtggagctggaggagctgctggacaAACACTCAGAGCTGAGGAGTAACAACCGCAGTCTGGAGGGCCAGCACAGGGAGCTGGAGGCAAG GTACAAGGAGCTCCTGGACTGTAAAATCCAGCTTGAGGAGCGAGAGCAGGAGataaagacggagagagaggagatggaaGCAGAGGCCcaaaggagacaggagagagaaagagagctggAGAGGCTGAAAGAAGACAGTGAcag gctGCAGGCCCAGCAGAAAGAGTGGTTGGCATCCCAGGCTGAGCTTCTGGCTCAGGGCTCGGTGCTCAGGGGGGAGCTTAGCACCTCCCAGCTGGAACGAACGCGGCTCGAGGGGGAACTCAGTGCCCTGAGGGCAACAAATCAGAGTCTGGACCTCAGCAACGCCCGCCTCACCAGCCAGTTCCAG CTGTTAAACCAGCTGAAGGGGAACATGGAGGAGGAAAACCGACATTTAGCGGACCAGAACCAGAGCCTGCTGAAAGAGAACCGGGCCTTACTGGAGCAGAGTCTGGAGCGCCGGGACCAGCACTATTCACAGCAGAGGGAGTCCCA GGAGAAGCTGAGCGAGCTCCGTCGGGAGAAGCAGAAGTTGGTGGAGAAGATTATGGATCAGTATAGAGTCCTCGAGCCCAGCATGCAACCTCCTGCCAGCAAAGCCAA GAAATCTAACTGGATTGCAGACAGGATGAAGAAGCTAATCAAACCCcgcggaggaggagggaaagagggacGTGCCCTCTCCACCGCCGCGGGCAGCGTGGAAAACCTGGCGGACAGCCCTGAATTTAcatccgacacacacacacctcagcctG ACCCCCGCAGTGCTCCAGTATCTCCCTCTCCGATGAGAAGAGCTCTGTCACAAGCAGATCCAGAAATCTCCGTTCCCGGGACCCCAACCATGCGCTCCGGCTCTGGGGGCCGTCGTAAACTGGGATCACGTCACGGCTGGGGGCTCGGGCTGACCAGAGGAGGCTCTGGAGTTTCTCAGTCATTCAGTCCAGGTGATAACAAAACTCCTCCCCGCCTGCGTTCCAACCAGAACACCTCCACTGTCCTGTGGGAGGGAGAGCGAGGCCAAGCAAACACAGAACAGGCAGGGGACGCAGCACTGACCAACCAGCAGAGTGTTGAGGAGGGTGAGAGCAGAGGTGAGCAGGAGAAAGTCGAATGA
- the ccdc88b gene encoding coiled-coil domain containing 88A isoform X2, with protein MVLPLRWEELVEVEGSDLQLVFSSMAKQIQSLLAQRDTHLERMAELCREREAHVDSSMEPLGGRSEEPPQGLALQLADSKAKLRRLKQQLEDKGDQILDYTQEIQTMEEQLKKLQKENRSLQGEVRGMRSLRDELDCARERAARTEHLQTELHSCKHRLRSLELTRTQLKEQQQLCAALQETKSLLEEQLADARARCSSLRELERDNLLLRQRIIDVEADRDTERQRVDELLEMNMSLEADLRLGSRGNSVSAPVHQRFFQSELDSDEELSELIDQKPLSVEVGEASTLRLLGAEQENAELRRRLEELQAQQEAELPDAKDEQDCLEMEHQNTLKECQNLKNENATLKQRLEQLVIKLKNLEDKRKEETVKSHGREEEEMVERGVKGSESCRGQGVGRVRVMEEGERRGEIIGTNREAGVGEEVFNVQGGKGELCDEDEETKRRGEAEGGQKDREKQEKERERKKEQAAVTTSSEIQKHPGSLEDNTEASDAQQTVCSLSGANVELLTNRLQEAQDEADRQVMLAQDLRSKLGEQSRKTWEAEQRLFVLEAELQHLRKAAESLGDARRQIEALQSDGLVMEEELCRLRSQVDLHRMQTTVIATLEGERAALERDRDALRSTVDALRTAQRKGDNLELSLQTLRSELERQGRSLELSRRREEELEKELCEATLEAQALARTRDQALLEASRLEQEKEVCQTELDGHRKEGRQREREAARLRQQLESTTMALEHSNQRARALDAEHRHVCQQLSESKELCTRLQDLEKELGTRLSSMEEGQQHMQEQYSDAQAKMTSLSQDLSKEQEHSQKLSAEVERQNQKLQKAEAELKRTTDSLDQSQERIQALSQSLKKSESLLQLEKSRGSAEVDAMSNPNSDSSNTTHGSQTHAKETSHLDQSPNAGKGHNLSVSHDDALGEAERKLSERLTELEKEKAVAVAAQEALLSRLSQSQEACGHLKEQLEALRRHSLSLQDSCTRLQTLNTELQVEQASLSSQHAAVLARYSESEARCAALEAESKVWAREREDSVARMEALRRDHERMTVLQQRQEVELEELLDKHSELRSNNRSLEGQHRELEARYKELLDCKIQLEEREQEIKTEREEMEAEAQRRQERERELERLKEDSDRLQAQQKEWLASQAELLAQGSVLRGELSTSQLERTRLEGELSALRATNQSLDLSNARLTSQFQLLNQLKGNMEEENRHLADQNQSLLKENRALLEQSLERRDQHYSQQRESQEKLSELRREKQKLVEKIMDQYRVLEPSMQPPASKAKKSNWIADRMKKLIKPRGGGGKEGRALSTAAGSVENLADSPEFTSDTHTPQPDPRSAPVSPSPMRRALSQADPEISVPGTPTMRSGSGGRRKLGSRHGWGLGLTRGGSGVSQSFSPGDNKTPPRLRSNQNTSTVLWEGERGQANTEQAGDAALTNQQSVEEGESRGEQEKVE; from the exons ATGGTGCTGCCGCTGAGGTGGGAGGAGCTGGTGGAGGTTGAAGGTTCAGATTTACAGCTGGTGTTCAGCTCAATGGCCAAACAGATCCAAAGCCTGCTGGCACAGAGGGATACACACTTGGAG aggATGGCCGAGCTGTGTCGAGAACGGGAGGCCCATGTGGATTCAAGCATGGAGCCCCTGGGAGGTCGCAGCGAGGAGCCACCCCAAGGTCTGGCACTGCAGCTGGCAGACAGCAAGGCCAAACTCCGCCGCCTCAAACAacaact GGAAGATAAGGGGGATCAGATATTGGATTACACTCAGGAGATTCAAACCATGGAGGAACAGCTCAAGAAACTTCAGaaagag aacCGTTCTTTGCAGGGGGAGGTGAGGGGCATGCGTTCGCTTAGGGACGAGCTGGACTGCGCCCGAGAGCGAGCTGCGCGGACTGAGCATCTGCAAACTGAGCTTCATAGCTGTAAACACAGATTGCGCAGCCTGGAGCTAACACGCACTCAGCTgaag gagcaACAGCAGCTTTGTGCCGCACTGCAGGAGACCAAATCTCTTTTGGAAGAACAGCTGGCAGACGCAAGGGCACGCTGCTCCTCACTACGGGAGCTTGAGAGGGACAATCTTCTGCTGCGTCAGAGAATCATAGATGTTGAAGCA gACCGTGACACTGAAAGGCAGCGAGTTGATGAGCTGTTAGAGATGAATATGAGTCTTGAAGCCGACCTGAGGCTCGGCAGTAGAGGCAACAGTGTTTCTGCTCCGGTTCACCAACGTTTCTTCCAATCAGAACTGGACTCTGACGAAGAGCTGAGCGAGCTGATTG ATCAGAAGCCGCTGAGTGTGGAGGTGGGTGAGGCTTCAACGCTGAGGCTGCTGGGAGCCGAGCAGGAGAATGCAGAGCTGAGGAGACgactggaggagctgcaggccCAGCAGGAG GCTGAATTGCCAGATGCAAAGGATGAGCAGGATTGCCTGGAGATGGAGCATCAGAACACGCTCAAAGAG TGTCAAAACTTGAAGAATGAAAATGCCACTTTGAAGCAGCGTCTGGAGCAGCTGGTGATTAAACTGAAAAACCTTGAAGataagaggaaggaggaaacagTGAAGAGTCATggcagggaagaggaggagatggtggagagaggagTGAAGGGCTCTGAATCCTGTAGGGGACAGGGTGTAGGAAGGGTGAGggtgatggaggagggggaaaggagaggagaaattATTGGGACCAATAGGGAAGCAGGAGTTGGGGAAGAGGTTTTTAATGTtcaaggaggaaaaggagaactgtgtgatgaggatgaagagaccaaaaggagaggagaggcagagggagggcagaaagacagagagaagcaggagaaagaaagagaaagaaagaaagagcaggCTGCAGTAACAACAAGCTCAGAGATCCAAAAGCATCCTGGAAGTTTAGAAGATAATACAGAGGCTTCGGATGCACAGCAGACTGTGTGTTCCCTGTCTGGTGCCAATGTGGAGCTTCTAACAAACCGGCTCCAGGAGGCCCAGGACGAGGCTGACCGGCAGGTGATGTTGGCCCAGGACCTGCGCTCCAAACTGGGGGAGCAAAGCAGGAAAACCTGGGAGGCTGAGCAGAGACTGTTTGTCCTGGAGGCTGAACTGCAGCATCTAAGGAAAGCTGCAGAGAGTCTGGGAGACGCCCGCAGACAAATAGAG GCTCTACAGTCGGACGGTCTGGTTATGGAGGAGGAGTTGTGCCGCCTGCGGAGTCAAGTGGATCTGCACAGGATGCAGACCACAGTCATCGCTACACTGGAGGGAGAGCGGGCTGcactggagagagacagagacgcgCTACGCAGCACAGTGGACGCCCTGCGCACCGCCCAGCGCAAG GGTGACAATTTAGAGCTCAGTCTTCAGACTCTCAGGTCTGAGCTGGAGCGTCAAGGTCGGAGTCTGGAGCTCTCTCGTCGACGGGAGGAGGAGCTTGAGAAAGAGCTCTGCGAGGCCACATTGGAGGCTCAAGCTCTGGCTCGGACGCGAGACCAGGCTCTGCTGGAGGCGTCCCGGCTGGAGCAGGAGAAGGAGGTCTGTCAGACGGAGCTGGACGGCCACAGGAAAgaggggaggcagagagagagggaggcagcgAGGTTGAGGCAGCAGCTGGAGAGTACAACCATGGCCCTTGAGCACAGCAACCAGAGAGCTCGAGCTCTGGATGCtgaacacag acatgtgtgtcagcagctgtctGAGTCAAAGGAGCTCTGCACTCGGCTGCAGGACCTGGAGAAAGAGCTCGGCACTCGATTGAGCAGTATGGAGGAAGGCCAACAGCACATGCAGGAGCAGTATTCAGATGCTCAGGCCAAGATGACATCGCtatcacag GATCTATCCAAGGAGCAGGAACATTCTCAGAAACTATCTGCTGAAGTGGAGCGTCAAAATCAGAAACTACAAAAAGCAGAGGCTGAACTTAAGAGGACGACTGATTCACTAGACCAATCACAGGAGAGAATCCAGGCGCTCTCACAGAGCCTGAAGAAAAGCGAAAGTCTTCTCCAGTTggagaagagcagaggaagTGCAGAGGTTGACGCTATGTCTAATCCAAATTCAGACtcctcaaacacaacacacggTAGTCAGACACACGCCAAAGAGACGTCACATTTGGATCAATCCCCTAACGCTGGCAAAGGTCACAACCTTTCTGTTAGTCATGATGATGCCTTAGGAGAGGCTGAGAGGAAACTGAGTGAGAGGTTGACAGAGCTGGAAAAAGag AAAGCAGTGGCAGTGGCAGCACAGGAGGCTCTACTGTCCCGGTTGTCTCAGTCCCAGGAGGCTTGTGGGCACCTTAAGGAGCAGCTGGAGGCTCTGCGCCGGCACTCCCTCAGCCTGCAGGACTCCTGCACAAGGCTACAGACACTGAACACTGAGCTACAG gtggAGCAAGCTTCCCTGAGTTCCCAGCATGCAGCAGTGCTGGCTCGCTACAGTGAGAGTGAGGCCCGTTGTGCGGCTCTGGAGGCCGAGTCCAAGGTGTGGGCACGGGAGCGGGAAGATTCAGTGGCTAGGATGGAGGCTCTGAGGAGGGACCATGAGCGGATGACGGTGCTACAACAGAGGCAGGaggtggagctggaggagctgctggacaAACACTCAGAGCTGAGGAGTAACAACCGCAGTCTGGAGGGCCAGCACAGGGAGCTGGAGGCAAG GTACAAGGAGCTCCTGGACTGTAAAATCCAGCTTGAGGAGCGAGAGCAGGAGataaagacggagagagaggagatggaaGCAGAGGCCcaaaggagacaggagagagaaagagagctggAGAGGCTGAAAGAAGACAGTGAcag gctGCAGGCCCAGCAGAAAGAGTGGTTGGCATCCCAGGCTGAGCTTCTGGCTCAGGGCTCGGTGCTCAGGGGGGAGCTTAGCACCTCCCAGCTGGAACGAACGCGGCTCGAGGGGGAACTCAGTGCCCTGAGGGCAACAAATCAGAGTCTGGACCTCAGCAACGCCCGCCTCACCAGCCAGTTCCAG CTGTTAAACCAGCTGAAGGGGAACATGGAGGAGGAAAACCGACATTTAGCGGACCAGAACCAGAGCCTGCTGAAAGAGAACCGGGCCTTACTGGAGCAGAGTCTGGAGCGCCGGGACCAGCACTATTCACAGCAGAGGGAGTCCCA GGAGAAGCTGAGCGAGCTCCGTCGGGAGAAGCAGAAGTTGGTGGAGAAGATTATGGATCAGTATAGAGTCCTCGAGCCCAGCATGCAACCTCCTGCCAGCAAAGCCAA GAAATCTAACTGGATTGCAGACAGGATGAAGAAGCTAATCAAACCCcgcggaggaggagggaaagagggacGTGCCCTCTCCACCGCCGCGGGCAGCGTGGAAAACCTGGCGGACAGCCCTGAATTTAcatccgacacacacacacctcagcctG ACCCCCGCAGTGCTCCAGTATCTCCCTCTCCGATGAGAAGAGCTCTGTCACAAGCAGATCCAGAAATCTCCGTTCCCGGGACCCCAACCATGCGCTCCGGCTCTGGGGGCCGTCGTAAACTGGGATCACGTCACGGCTGGGGGCTCGGGCTGACCAGAGGAGGCTCTGGAGTTTCTCAGTCATTCAGTCCAGGTGATAACAAAACTCCTCCCCGCCTGCGTTCCAACCAGAACACCTCCACTGTCCTGTGGGAGGGAGAGCGAGGCCAAGCAAACACAGAACAGGCAGGGGACGCAGCACTGACCAACCAGCAGAGTGTTGAGGAGGGTGAGAGCAGAGGTGAGCAGGAGAAAGTCGAATGA